A single Ziziphus jujuba cultivar Dongzao chromosome 11, ASM3175591v1 DNA region contains:
- the LOC107432538 gene encoding malate dehydrogenase, mitochondrial, which produces MRPYMVRSLQLALNRASSSSSSKSQVFRRAYSDSSVPGRKVAVLGAAGGIGQPLSLLMKLNPLVSSLSLYDIAGTPGVAADVGHINTRSEVKGYAGEDQLGEALEGSDVVIIPAGVPRKPGMTRDDLFNINAGIVKSLCLAISKYCPNALVNMISNPVNSTVPIAAEVFKKAGTYDEKRLFGVTTLDVVRAKTFYAGKANVPVAEVNVPVVGGHAGITILPLFSHATPKANLSDGDIKALTKRTQDGGTEVVEAKAGKGSATLSMAYAGALFADACLKGLNGVPDVVECSYVQSSVTELPFFASKVRLGKNGVEEVLGLGPLSDFEKEGLESLKPELKASIEKGIKFANQS; this is translated from the exons ATGAGGCCGTACATGGTGAGATCCCTTCAGTTGGCTCTGAACAGAGcctcttcttcatcatcttccaaAAGCCAAGTCTTTCGCCGTGCCTATTCCGACTCTTCGGTGCCTGGCCGGAAAGTCGCCGTTCTCGGCGCCGCCGGTGGAATTGGCCAGCCACTCTCCCTCCTTATGAAGCTCAACCCCCTTGTTTCCTCTCTGTCTCTCTACGATATCGCTGGAACTCCTGGCGTCGCCGCCGATGTTGGCCACATAAACACTAGATCTGAG GTTAAAGGATACGCTGGTGAGGACCAGCTTGGTGAAGCTTTGGAGGGATCCGATGTCGTCATCATTCCCGCCGGTGTGCCGAGGAAGCCTGGAATGACACGTGACGATCTCTTTAACATCAACGCTGGCATTGTTAAGTCACTTTGCCTTGCCATCTCCAAGTACTGCCCAAAT GCACTGGTCAACATGATAAGCAACCCAGTGAACTCGACTGTCCCAATTGCGGCTGAGGTTTTCAAGAAAGCTGGAACTTATGATGAAAAGAGGTTGTTCGGTGTCACTACGCTTGATGTGGTCAGAGCTAAGACTTTCTATGCTGGCAAGGCAAATGTCCCGGTTGCTG AGGTTAATGTGCCAGTTGTTGGAGGCCATGCTGGAATTACAATTCTTCCATTGTTTTCTCAC GCCACACCTAAAGCCAATTTGTCAGATGGAGACATCAAGGCTCTTACGAAGCGGACACAAGATGGAGGGACGGAAGTTGTGGAAGCAAAGGCTGGAAAGGGATCTGCAACGTTGTCTATGGC CTATGCAGGAGCCCTTTTTGCAGATGCTTGTCTGAAGGGACTTAATGGAGTCCCGGATGTTGTGGAATGTTCGTATGTGCAATCAAGTGTCACCGAGCTTCCTTTCTTTGCTTCTAAG GTGAGGCTAGGAAAGAATGGTGTGGAAGAAGTTTTGGGATTAGGCCCTCTCTCAGACTTCGAGAAGGAAGGATTGGAAAGCCTAAAGCCTGAGCTCAAAGCCTCCATTGAGAAGGGTATCAAATTTGCCAACCAGAGTTAG